A window from Streptomyces sp. NBC_00299 encodes these proteins:
- a CDS encoding glycosyltransferase family 2 protein, with the protein MTPKATPPHSPLPDAALPEVALPDVTVTVIVFNDAERLPRAVESVRRQTHANIEIIISDDHSTDETPQVARHLAALDSRVRHLRLPENSGGCSAPRNRALEIARAPYVMFLDSDDELTDDAVELLLAAHREREIDFAMGAVVRIREDNGRRTKWMPHLVAERRTVLGIESEPRLLFEHLSTSKMYARAFLDRHDLRFPEGIHYEDQLFSAQAYCLAKEFTIVPEPVYRWHIAPYAATDTASISNQRDRLDNVRDRVRVQRLIDDFLAESGHTGLRDDKDFKFLKHDFRMYAGDLPYRDEQWLTSFADIMTPYLETLSPTAYARLPRTERVVLQLVRERRFEEARPAARGLGQGVAPRRVTPDAQGHTYWGETIPTTDWSRRELDVTDLELDTRPFRSAQFRHEITELTRGPGASIDLTIRTYDPGLRLPVGPHRAGLLLAPGRHRLKVPFRLTPVRPGIYEGHVHLDLATAPVPHHGFAGVRHPLLRIEHQGQAHSAVLLAPLDFPTLTTRIPYRTGTAPHQVTIEPEGRGTGRLQIRWQPVGITAKLLHPLTRRAARPRVRRAARLLRSALR; encoded by the coding sequence ATGACCCCGAAAGCCACGCCCCCTCACTCCCCACTCCCGGACGCCGCACTCCCTGAAGTCGCTCTCCCTGATGTCACCGTCACGGTCATCGTCTTCAACGACGCCGAGCGCCTCCCGCGAGCCGTGGAGTCGGTACGCCGCCAGACCCACGCCAACATCGAGATCATCATCAGCGACGACCACTCGACGGACGAAACCCCGCAGGTGGCAAGGCACTTGGCCGCCCTCGACTCCCGTGTCCGCCACCTCCGCCTGCCCGAGAACAGCGGCGGCTGCAGCGCCCCGCGCAACCGTGCCCTGGAGATCGCGCGGGCGCCGTACGTGATGTTCCTGGACAGCGACGACGAACTGACGGACGACGCAGTGGAGTTGCTCCTGGCCGCCCACCGCGAGCGGGAGATCGACTTCGCGATGGGCGCGGTCGTGCGGATCCGCGAGGACAACGGCCGCCGTACGAAATGGATGCCGCACCTGGTCGCCGAGCGTCGCACGGTGCTCGGCATCGAGTCCGAACCCCGGCTGCTCTTCGAGCACCTGTCGACGAGCAAGATGTACGCCCGGGCCTTCCTGGACCGCCACGACCTCCGCTTCCCCGAGGGCATCCACTACGAGGACCAGTTGTTCTCGGCGCAGGCGTACTGCCTGGCCAAGGAGTTCACGATCGTCCCGGAGCCGGTGTACCGCTGGCACATCGCGCCCTACGCGGCCACCGACACGGCATCGATCTCCAACCAGCGCGACCGGCTCGACAACGTCCGCGACCGCGTCCGCGTCCAGCGCCTCATCGACGACTTCCTCGCCGAGAGCGGGCACACGGGGCTGCGCGACGACAAGGACTTCAAGTTCCTCAAGCACGACTTCCGCATGTACGCCGGGGACCTGCCGTACCGCGACGAGCAGTGGCTGACCTCCTTCGCGGACATCATGACCCCCTACCTGGAGACCCTGTCCCCCACGGCCTACGCCCGCCTCCCCCGTACGGAACGCGTGGTCCTGCAACTGGTCCGCGAACGCCGCTTCGAGGAAGCGAGGCCGGCGGCACGGGGCTTGGGCCAGGGCGTGGCCCCGAGACGGGTGACACCGGACGCACAGGGCCACACGTACTGGGGCGAGACCATCCCCACGACCGACTGGTCCCGGCGCGAACTCGACGTCACCGACCTCGAACTGGACACGCGCCCCTTCCGAAGCGCCCAGTTCCGCCACGAGATCACCGAGCTCACCCGCGGCCCCGGCGCCTCGATCGACCTCACGATCCGCACCTACGACCCCGGCCTACGCCTCCCGGTGGGCCCCCACCGCGCCGGCCTCCTCCTCGCACCCGGCCGACACCGCCTCAAGGTCCCCTTCCGCCTCACCCCGGTCCGCCCCGGCATCTACGAGGGCCACGTCCACCTGGACCTCGCCACGGCCCCGGTCCCCCACCACGGCTTCGCCGGCGTCCGCCACCCCTTGCTCCGCATCGAACACCAGGGCCAGGCCCACTCCGCCGTACTCCTGGCCCCCCTGGACTTCCCCACCCTCACCACCCGCATCCCGTACCGCACAGGCACGGCACCACACCAAGTAACCATCGAGCCAGAGGGCCGAGGCACCGGCCGCCTCCAGATCCGCTGGCAGCCGGTGGGCATAACGGCCAAACTCCTCCACCCCCTGACCCGCCGCGCGGCCCGACCGAGGGTGAGAAGGGCGGCGCGGTTGCTGAGGAGCGCGTTGCGGTAG
- a CDS encoding CDP-glycerol glycerophosphotransferase family protein produces MPELSVIVHGPNTQDRLTGLLASLAAHPHPDVEVIVAAVGPWAQETARAYAPEMLVLPLPDGTDDAAARSAGAARASGCWLHFVHAKDGLPAGAPRTVAERVAQLPDEVDVLLFDHVRSTWEASGLPSSDGPRLARAGRAAHPLDDIARSALRITPLLGNRALRTPFWHAYEPHLTTPDEPYAAYATLLLADHVAALNQVAYEHHELRPESLPPVTPEQHHALVGRYEALLTLATGAAGRTVPAVAPGHASRTTHAVLYDVMIRDCLRTFARTPMPDAVAREFFHRAAAAAVRQRPPGYRRPAGPEGIRRALLEEDAYTRYRAFQAANRTRRAAKSALGAGARHVSAALGDHHYRRSLSRPVNPNLAVFAAYWNRGVACNPAAIAAKLSELAPQIHPVWVVTPDNAPLLPPHTDHVLPGTRRYREVLATAKYLVNNVNFPNAVVKRPDAIHLQTHHGTPLKRMGVDQMEFPAAAKGLDFQALLSRIDRWDYSVSANSHSTRMWERAYPSRFVSLDHGYPRNDVYYTATAADIRTIRDRLGIPPAHRAILYAPTHRDYEAGWTPRLDLATLAEQLGKDTVLLVRGHYFYDGTPSPLTALRRTGRVIDVSAYDPVEDLALAADALVTDYSSIMFDYANLDRPIVVYADDWETYRSTRGVYFDLMTEPPGQVARTQQELTEILTTSAWHDEGATKARTAFRHRFCEYDDGRAAERVVRRVFLGESEDALPPVTPLEERTPAPSPREAV; encoded by the coding sequence ATGCCCGAGCTCAGTGTCATCGTCCACGGGCCGAACACCCAGGACCGTCTGACCGGACTCCTCGCCTCCCTGGCCGCGCACCCGCACCCCGACGTCGAGGTGATCGTGGCCGCGGTCGGGCCGTGGGCCCAGGAGACGGCCCGGGCGTACGCGCCGGAGATGCTGGTGCTGCCCCTGCCGGACGGCACGGACGACGCCGCGGCCCGCTCGGCCGGCGCGGCCCGGGCCTCCGGCTGCTGGCTGCACTTCGTGCACGCGAAGGACGGCCTGCCCGCCGGCGCCCCGCGCACGGTCGCCGAGCGCGTCGCGCAGTTGCCGGACGAGGTGGACGTCCTCCTCTTCGACCACGTCCGCTCCACCTGGGAGGCCTCCGGCCTGCCCTCCTCGGACGGCCCCCGCCTGGCCCGCGCGGGCCGCGCCGCGCACCCCCTCGACGACATCGCCCGCAGTGCGCTGCGCATCACCCCGCTGCTGGGCAACCGCGCGCTGCGCACCCCGTTCTGGCACGCGTACGAGCCGCACCTCACCACCCCGGACGAGCCGTACGCCGCCTACGCCACCCTGCTCCTCGCCGACCACGTGGCCGCCCTGAACCAGGTGGCGTACGAGCACCACGAGCTGCGTCCCGAGAGCCTCCCCCCGGTCACCCCCGAGCAGCACCACGCCCTCGTCGGCCGCTACGAAGCCCTTCTCACCCTCGCCACCGGCGCCGCGGGCCGCACAGTCCCCGCAGTCGCCCCGGGCCACGCAAGCCGCACCACCCACGCCGTCCTGTACGACGTGATGATCCGGGACTGTCTGCGCACCTTCGCCCGCACGCCCATGCCGGACGCGGTGGCCAGGGAGTTCTTCCACCGCGCCGCCGCAGCCGCCGTCCGGCAACGCCCGCCCGGATACCGCCGCCCCGCCGGCCCCGAGGGCATCCGCCGAGCCCTCCTGGAGGAGGACGCGTACACCAGGTACCGCGCCTTCCAGGCCGCCAACCGCACCCGCCGCGCCGCGAAGTCGGCCCTGGGAGCCGGCGCCCGCCACGTCTCCGCCGCCCTCGGCGACCACCATTACCGCAGGTCACTGTCGCGTCCGGTCAACCCCAACCTGGCCGTCTTCGCCGCGTACTGGAACCGCGGAGTCGCCTGCAACCCGGCGGCGATCGCGGCCAAGCTCTCCGAACTGGCCCCCCAGATCCACCCGGTGTGGGTGGTGACACCCGACAACGCGCCCCTCCTCCCGCCCCACACCGACCACGTACTCCCCGGCACCCGCCGCTACCGCGAGGTGCTGGCCACGGCGAAGTACCTGGTCAACAACGTCAACTTCCCCAACGCGGTCGTGAAACGCCCGGACGCGATCCACCTCCAGACCCACCACGGCACCCCGCTCAAGCGCATGGGCGTGGACCAGATGGAGTTCCCGGCGGCGGCCAAGGGCCTGGACTTCCAGGCCCTGCTGTCCCGTATCGACCGGTGGGACTACAGCGTCTCGGCGAACAGCCACTCCACCCGCATGTGGGAGCGCGCGTACCCGTCCCGCTTCGTCTCCCTCGACCACGGCTATCCGCGCAACGACGTCTACTACACCGCCACCGCGGCCGACATCCGCACGATCCGCGACCGCCTGGGCATCCCCCCGGCCCACCGCGCGATCCTCTACGCCCCCACCCACCGCGACTACGAGGCCGGCTGGACGCCCCGCCTGGATCTCGCCACCCTCGCCGAGCAACTCGGCAAGGACACGGTCCTGCTGGTCCGCGGCCACTACTTCTACGACGGCACCCCGTCCCCGCTGACCGCCCTGCGCCGCACGGGCCGGGTCATCGACGTCTCCGCCTACGATCCGGTCGAGGACCTGGCCCTGGCCGCGGACGCGCTGGTCACGGACTACTCGTCCATCATGTTCGACTACGCCAACCTCGACCGCCCGATCGTCGTCTACGCCGACGACTGGGAGACCTACCGCTCCACCCGCGGCGTCTACTTCGACCTGATGACCGAGCCTCCCGGCCAAGTGGCCCGCACCCAGCAGGAACTGACGGAGATCCTCACCACCTCGGCCTGGCACGACGAGGGCGCGACGAAGGCGCGGACCGCTTTCCGCCACCGTTTCTGCGAGTACGACGACGGACGCGCCGCCGAACGGGTCGTGCGCCGGGTGTTCCTGGGCGAGAGCGAGGACGCCCTGCCCCCGGTGACTCCCCTGGAGGAACGCACACCGGCACCGAGCCCGAGGGAGGCGGTATGA
- a CDS encoding ABC transporter ATP-binding protein, with protein MAQEQVHQVQSAQQAHQLQQVPTVIADGVDIVYRVNGTGAGRGSATAALNRILRRKQTEKASGVRKVHAVKKVSFVAYRGEAIGLIGTNGSGKSTLLKAVAGLLPVANGRIYTDGQPSLLGVNAALMNDLTGERNVHLGGLAMGMSREQVKERYQDIVDFSGINEKGDFITLPMRTYSSGMAARLRFSIAAAKDHDVLLIDEALATGDRSFQKRSEARIRELRKHAGTVFLVSHNNKSIRDTCDRVLWLERGELRMDGPTDDVLKEYEAFTGDKSAKPSPKPKPQPKPAPATAPLLS; from the coding sequence ATCGCACAAGAGCAGGTCCATCAGGTCCAGTCGGCCCAGCAGGCCCATCAGCTCCAGCAGGTCCCCACCGTCATCGCGGACGGCGTCGACATCGTCTACCGCGTCAACGGCACCGGCGCCGGCCGCGGCTCCGCCACCGCCGCCCTCAACCGCATCCTGCGCCGCAAGCAGACCGAGAAGGCGTCGGGCGTGCGCAAGGTGCACGCCGTCAAGAAGGTCTCCTTCGTGGCGTACCGGGGCGAGGCGATCGGGCTCATCGGCACCAACGGCTCCGGCAAGTCGACCCTGCTGAAGGCGGTCGCCGGACTCCTCCCGGTCGCGAACGGCCGTATCTACACCGACGGGCAGCCCTCCCTCCTCGGCGTGAACGCGGCCCTGATGAACGACCTCACCGGCGAGCGCAACGTCCACCTCGGCGGCCTCGCGATGGGCATGTCCCGCGAGCAGGTCAAGGAGCGCTACCAGGACATCGTCGACTTCTCCGGCATCAACGAGAAGGGCGACTTCATCACCCTCCCCATGCGCACGTACTCCTCCGGCATGGCGGCCCGCCTGCGCTTCTCCATCGCCGCCGCCAAGGACCACGACGTGCTGCTGATCGACGAGGCCCTCGCCACCGGCGACCGCTCCTTCCAGAAGCGTTCCGAGGCCAGGATCCGCGAGCTGCGCAAGCACGCGGGCACGGTGTTCCTGGTCAGCCACAACAACAAGTCGATCCGGGACACCTGCGACCGCGTGCTGTGGCTGGAGCGCGGCGAGCTGCGGATGGACGGGCCGACGGACGACGTGCTGAAGGAGTACGAGGCCTTCACGGGGGACAAGTCGGCCAAGCCGAGCCCGAAGCCCAAGCCGCAGCCGAAGCCGGCGCCCGCGACAGCCCCTCTTCTCTCGTAG
- a CDS encoding ABC transporter permease → MTQALHTPPPTAPAPPYEADLAALAARHGLSVSGARPSLRAYVRRLWARRHFIGAFSTAKLTAQYSQAKLGQLWQVMTPLLNAAVYYLIFGKLLGTSRGVPDYIPFLVTGVFVWTFTQSSIMAGTRAISGNLGLVRALHFPRAALPISFALQQLQQLLFSMAALVVILLFFGIPVGVSWVLVVPALVLQSVFNTGIAMIMARMGASTPDIAQLMPFVLRTWMYASGVMFSISHMMAKHTDWPSWLTAALQANPAAVYIDLMRFALIDSFHASQLPPHVWAIATGWALLAGVGGFIYFWKAEETYGRG, encoded by the coding sequence GTGACCCAGGCCCTCCACACGCCGCCCCCCACGGCCCCCGCCCCGCCCTACGAAGCCGACCTCGCGGCCCTCGCCGCCCGGCACGGCCTCTCGGTCAGCGGGGCCCGCCCCTCCCTGCGCGCGTACGTCCGCCGACTGTGGGCGCGCCGGCACTTCATCGGCGCCTTCTCGACGGCCAAGCTCACGGCGCAGTACAGCCAGGCGAAGCTCGGCCAGCTCTGGCAGGTGATGACGCCTTTGCTGAACGCGGCGGTGTACTACCTCATCTTCGGCAAGTTGCTGGGCACGAGCCGGGGGGTGCCGGACTACATCCCGTTCCTGGTGACGGGGGTGTTCGTGTGGACGTTCACGCAGAGCTCGATCATGGCGGGCACCCGCGCGATCTCCGGCAACCTCGGCCTCGTCCGGGCCCTGCACTTCCCGCGGGCGGCGCTGCCGATCTCCTTCGCGTTGCAGCAGCTCCAGCAGCTGCTGTTCTCGATGGCGGCCCTGGTCGTGATCCTGCTCTTCTTCGGCATCCCGGTCGGCGTCTCGTGGGTCCTGGTGGTCCCGGCGCTGGTGCTGCAGTCCGTCTTCAACACCGGCATCGCGATGATCATGGCCCGTATGGGTGCGAGCACACCGGACATCGCCCAGCTGATGCCGTTCGTGCTGCGCACGTGGATGTACGCGTCGGGCGTGATGTTCAGCATCAGCCACATGATGGCCAAGCACACCGACTGGCCGTCCTGGCTGACCGCGGCCCTGCAGGCCAACCCCGCGGCCGTCTACATCGACTTGATGCGCTTCGCGCTGATCGACAGCTTCCACGCGAGCCAACTCCCGCCGCACGTGTGGGCGATCGCGACGGGCTGGGCGCTGCTCGCCGGCGTCGGCGGCTTCATCTACTTCTGGAAGGCTGAGGAGACGTACGGCCGTGGCTGA
- a CDS encoding TetR/AcrR family transcriptional regulator: MLFRMTTNADQPQTSPRRRTPAGAAVLREDVTEAIRAAVFEELASVGYARMSIEGIARRAGVGKTAVYRRWRSKLHLVLDVVSAVAVMGLPTPNTGSLEGDLRMLYEVTSRALRHPVVSQIIPDLQAEAARNPEIAEALQKALEQGQEGVASKILAGAEQRGEVRTGIDNELALDLISGPLYWRMVVARSRKLPKGYLDALARATTEALKAL; the protein is encoded by the coding sequence ATGCTGTTCCGCATGACGACGAACGCCGACCAGCCCCAGACGAGTCCGCGCCGCCGGACCCCCGCCGGGGCGGCCGTGCTCCGCGAGGACGTGACGGAGGCCATCCGGGCGGCCGTCTTCGAGGAGCTGGCGTCGGTCGGCTACGCGCGGATGTCGATCGAGGGCATCGCGCGCCGCGCGGGCGTGGGCAAGACCGCGGTGTACCGGCGCTGGCGTTCCAAGCTGCACCTGGTGCTCGACGTGGTGTCGGCGGTGGCGGTCATGGGGCTGCCGACGCCGAACACGGGTTCCCTGGAAGGGGACCTGCGGATGCTGTACGAGGTGACCTCGCGCGCGTTGCGTCACCCCGTCGTGTCGCAGATCATCCCCGACCTCCAGGCCGAGGCGGCCCGCAACCCCGAGATCGCCGAGGCGCTGCAGAAGGCACTGGAGCAGGGGCAGGAGGGGGTCGCCAGCAAGATCCTGGCCGGGGCGGAGCAGCGTGGCGAGGTGCGGACGGGCATCGACAACGAGCTGGCGCTCGACCTGATCTCGGGCCCGTTGTACTGGCGGATGGTCGTGGCCCGCAGCCGGAAGCTGCCCAAGGGCTATCTGGACGCGCTGGCCCGGGCCACCACGGAGGCGCTCAAGGCGCTGTGA